Proteins encoded within one genomic window of Triticum aestivum cultivar Chinese Spring chromosome 2D, IWGSC CS RefSeq v2.1, whole genome shotgun sequence:
- the LOC123050356 gene encoding small RNA degrading nuclease 3: MGERLAGAEKEVLVEIVRFTQKNGLKGAEGGWKDFLARNDKKFGASVSDPKKRTKDVLLAFLVTFSKDFQKYFRKLVRRHAERRAIEQYMNEFSGRISPEQKLVQLTTEHLDYRKNYYFPSYQEGWKVMRIGKVSSSMNSGAMLAIDCEMVLCHDGTEAVVRVCVVDNKLEVKLDTLVNPLKAVADYRTHITGVSKKDLEGVTCSLVDIQKSLKKILAKGKILVGHSLYRDLYALKFDYSRVIDTAYIFKYANLPTTSTASLNSLCKSVCGYSVREDGEPHNCLKDAEAAMNLVTAKLKHGFNDPIEIAENSVPEPDQMKLLAHRIPVYLPCQELLKIFSGNPSIDEKIDSRIRGEFYSTCISFNDIDEADKAFDELDGQETKDSSGRLQKSVLLKRDNGDVAGFFVRKMVYGSRLSNSEVLKKRPQPTENTEQKKEDANGDNRKRQRTSKKHAKKAKAPVVE, translated from the exons ATGGGCGAGCGGCTCGCCGGCGCCGAGAAAGAG GTGCTCGTGGAGATCGTGAGGTTCACGCAGAAGAACGGGCTGAAGGGCGCCGAGGGGGGATGGAAGGACTTCCTGGCTCGGAACGACAAGAAGTTCGGCGCCTCCGTCAGCGACCCCAAGAAGCGGACCAAGGACGTGCTGCTCGCGTTCCTTGtaaccttctccaaagattttCAGAAG TACTTTCGCAAATTGGTGAGGCGTCACGCTGAACGGAGAGCTATCGAGCAGTATATGAATGAGTTTTCCGGCAGGATTTCTCCAGAGCAG AAGCTTGTTCAGTTGACGACAGAACACCTTGACTACAGGAAAAACTACTACTTCCCATCTTATCAAGAG GGGTGGAAAGTAATGCGGATAGGAAAAGTTTCTAGTAGTATGAACTCTGGAGCCATGTTGGCAATTGATTGTGAGATGGTCCTTTGCCACGATGGTACAGAAGCTGTCGTCCGAGTATGTGTTGTAGACAACAAACTGGAG GTGAAGTTGGATACACTTGTAAATCCCCTCAAAGCTGTTGCAGATTACAGGACACACATCACTGGTGTATCTAAGAAGGATTTAGAAGGAGTCACATGCTCATTAGTTGATATTCAG AAATCATTGAAGAAAATCTTGGCCAAAGGAAAGATTTTGGTTGGCCATAGCTTATATAGAGATCTATATG CTCTCAAGTTTGATTACAGTCGAGTCATTGATACGGCATACATCTTTAAGTATGCGAATTTACCTACTACTTCAACAGCTTCTTTGAACAGCCTTTGCAAG TCTGTTTGTGGGTATTCCGTTCGGGAGGACGGAGAACCACATAACTGCTTGAAGGATGCAGAAGCTGCGATGAATCTAGTTACTGCAAAGCTCAAGCATGGATTTAATGATCCCATCGAAATTGCGGAGAATAGT GTACCTGAACCTGACCAGATGAAGTTGCTTGCTCATAGAATTCCAGTCTACCTTCCTTGTCAAGAGCTGCTTAAAATATTCTCTGGGAATCCCAGCATCGATGAGAAG ATTGATTCAAGGATTCGAGGCGAGTTTTACTCTACGTGTATTTCTTTTAATGACATAGATGAGGCAGATAAAGCCTTTGATGAATTAGATGGCCAAGAGACTAAG gactcCAGTGGGCGACTCCAAAAATCGGTACTCCTGAAGCGTGACAATGGAGATGTCGCGGGCTTCTTTGTCCGGAAGATGGTATATGGCTCCCGACTCAGCAATTCTGAAGTTTTGAAGAAGAGGCCACAGCCTACTGAGAACACGGAGCAAAAGAAAGAAGATGCCAATGGGGATAACCGAAAAAGGCAAAGAACTAGCAAGAAGCATGCGAAGAAAGCAAAGGCACCGGTTGTCGAGTGA